Proteins co-encoded in one Rhopalosiphum maidis isolate BTI-1 chromosome 2, ASM367621v3, whole genome shotgun sequence genomic window:
- the LOC113551998 gene encoding dystrobrevin beta-like, whose product MTADRRTTTDYRLQLLQEMRCQNYDMIRFASYRTACKLRYVQKKVYLHMIDIWNVIEAFRENGLNTLESHVEVNVSKFETLITSLYLNLNKRLPTQQHVHDDLLTTILLNWIMSVYSANDTMGRIRVLSIKVALVTMCSGKLMDKLRYIFSQICDQNGHMVAWKFREYLQEVLVLPSAVYESPSFHYSDQISAEIFSGNGKVTVNDFMDSMMSDPGPACLVWLPLLHRLANVENVTHPISCDACRRDNFTGFRYRCQKCHNFQMCQECFWRGRVASSHTIEHDVKEYTSYKSPSKQIGHSLRKSFRCVPEKEKANIPRFPEEPEKTINLSHIIPPSPLPCHNGFSDLSINSQFNTLDSKTSSRSPDKRTMSLDYTSMDDEHKLIARYAARLAAEAKVGRAPSESSLSLDTSRAQRELIIQLESKNREIMKEISRLRKQQEMEGFCSGFSEDNPALMSELRALRNRKHELESHLTSLQDSRRQLMDQLEGLMKLLKNHQGSPRSTPNSSPRSTKSPPSSKSAPPTPGGTLTSASSLSIMSMSDSSMVGDVRSAFTGNSLACTPVSTSSLNSGANGSVTSGNRSLRNDLLVAADSVTNAMSSLVKELNSESPVNENISNSAILKPLGYNKKEDENIKINKDFRSDSLSRSQYTKAKMQNNQTDSCTSPANIRRATNTGSKTNSPEADSMTRWR is encoded by the exons aTGACTGCTGATAGAAGAACAACTACTGACTATCGTTTACAACTTTTACAAGAGATGCGATGTcagaattatgatatgatACGTTTTGCATCTTATAGAACAGCTTGTAAACTCAGATATGtgcaaaaaaaagtttatt TACATATGATTGATATATGGAATGTGATTGAAGCTTTTCGCGAAAACGGATTAAATACATTGGAATCTCACGTCGAAGTAAATGTTTCCAAATTTGAAACACTTATAACCAGTCTGTatcttaatttgaataaacgaTTACCTACTCAACAACATGTACATGATGATTTATTAACTACAATTCTTCTTAATTGGATTATGTCAGTTTATTCTGC gaaCGATACTATGGGAAGAATAAgagtattatctataaaagtaGCTTTAGTTACAATGTGTTcaggaaaacttatggataaaCTTAGat ataTATTTTCGCAAATATGTGATCAAAATGGACATATGGTAGCTTGGAAATTTCGAGAATATCTACAAGAAGTATTAGTACTTCCTTCAGCTGTATATGAATCTCCTTCTTTTCATTATAGTGATCAGATATCGGCTGAAATATTTTCTGgg aaTGGTAAAGTAACTGTAAATGATTTTATGGATTCAATGATGTCAGATCCTGGACCTGCTTGTCTTGTATGGTTACCATTATTACATAGATTAGCTAATGTCGAAAATg ttactCATCCTATTTCTTGTGATGCTTGTCGACGTGATAACTTTACTGGATTCCGATATCGTTGTCAAAAAtgtcataattttcaaatgtgtCAAGAATGCTTTTGGAGAGGACGAGTTGCATCCAGTCATACAATTGAACATGATGTTAAAGAGTATACTAgttat aaATCTCCAAGTAAACAAATTGGACATTCTCTTCGAAAATCATTTCGTTGTGTACCAGAAAAAGAAAAGGCTAATATACCACGCTTTCCTGAAGAACCAGAAAAGactataaatttatcacatataat ACCTCCATCACCTTTGCCATGTCATAATGGTTTTTCTGACTTATCTATTAATAGTCAATTTAATACATTGGATAGTAAAACAAGTTCAAGGAG tcCTGATAAGCGCACAATGAGTTTAGATTATACTTCAATGGATGatgaacataaattaattgccCGTTATGCTGCACGACTAGCTGCTGAAGCTAAAGTA ggtAGAGCCCCATCAGAAAGTTCTTTAAGCTTGGATACTTCTAGAGCTCAAAGAGAACTTATTATTCAACTGGAATCTAAAAATAGAGAAATTATGAAAGAAATTTCAAGACTTAG aaaaCAACAAGAAATGGAAGGTTTTTGTTCTGGATTTTCTGAAGATAATCCAGCACTTATGAGTGAACTTCGGGCATTGAGAAATAGAAAACATGAATTAGAATCACATTTAACATCTTTACAGGATTCTAGAAGACAATTAATGGATCAATTGGAGGGATTAATGAAACTTctgaaa aaCCATCAAGGGTCTCCACGTTCAACTCCAAATTCATCACCACGTTCAACTAAATCTCCTCCTTCCTCAAAATCAGCACCTCCAACACCTGGGGGAACATTGACTTCAGCTTCATCACTGTCTATCATGTCTATGTCTGACTCATCAATGGTTGGAGATGTAAGATCAGCATTTACTGGCAACTCCCTAGCAT gtACACCTGTTAGTACATCTAGTTTAAATTCTGGTGCAAATGGTTCTGTGACTAGTGGTAATCGAAGTTTAAGAAACGATTTGTTAGTTGCTGCAGATTCTGTGACAAATGCTATGTCATCATTAGTCAAGGAGTTAAACTCTG agaGCCCAgtgaatgaaaatatatccAACTCTGCAATTCTTAAACCATTAGGCTATAACAAAAAAgaagatgaaaatataaaaattaataaagattttaGAAGTGATAGTTTATCTAGAAGTCAATATACTAAG gCGAAGAtgcaaaataatcaaacagaTAGTTGCACATCTCCTgctaat ATAAGACGTGCTACTAATACTGGTTCAAAAACTAATTCTCCAGAAGCTGATTCTATGACACGATGgcgataa
- the LOC113552789 gene encoding KRAB-A domain-containing protein 2-like, with translation MAIDKNTMRSKFNEQIQLILMNKREDNNAFLSTSDYSRVIQQVKKSKKSLNTAGEKKTTKDYRVIRKYDILVMDGKEHLIRPIDEKNVVLYYATIDELFDILYDTHSAIGHGGRNRMVTELKNNYCNITNETIMVFLKLCAECHKKAACSKIGLTPKPILQPTFNSRGQVDLIDMQTRRHNDYRFIMNYQEHLTKYIVLKPLKSKCVEEIAYNLIDIYTLFGAPSILQSCSGKKFVTSVINKLHVIWDEVKIDYGWPKHSESQESVERTNRDVQEMLSAWMSKKNSSDWPSALKFIQFKKNRTFHPGIGTSPYEAMFGCTARISLATSNLPNAEMPEITEIKTKEDL, from the exons ATGGCTATAGACAAAAATACCATGCGCTCAAAATTTAAcgaacaaatacaattaattttaatgaataaacggGAAGATAACAATGCTTTTTTGTCAACCAGTGATTATAGTAGAGTCATTCAACAggtgaaaaaatcaaaaaaatctttaaacactgctggtgaaaaaaaaactacgaaAGACTATCGTGTAATACGTAAGTATGATATTTTAGTAATGGATGGAAAAGAACATCTGATTAGACctattgatgaaaaaaatgttgtattatactatgcaACAATCGATGAACTATTTGATATTCTTTACGATACACATTCTGCAATAGGTCATGGTGGACGAAATCGTATGGTAActgaacttaaaaataattattgcaatataactaatgaaacaattatggtatttttaaaattgtgtgcTGAATGTCATAAAAAAGCTGCATGTTCAAAAATAGGATTAACACCTAAACCAATTTTACAGCCTACTTTCAATTCTCGAGGACAAGTAGATCTAATTGACATGCAGACTCGACGTCATAatgattatagatttataatgaaCTATCAGGAACATTTGACTAAATATATAGTCTTGAAGCCACTGAAATCAAAATGTGTTGAAGAAattgcatataatttaattgatatctATACTTTATTTGGGGCACCTTCGATATTACAGTCATGTAgtggaaaaaaatttgtaacttCAGTAATTAACAAACTTCATGTCATATGGGATGaagtaaaaattgattatggaTGGCCAAAGCACAGCGAAAGTCAGGAATCTGTCGAACGAACTAATAGGGATGTACAAGAAATGTTATCTGCTTGGATGagcaaaaaaaatagttcgGATTGGCCATcagcattaaaatttattcagtttaaaaaaaatcgaacttTTCACCCAG gtataggcACATCCCCCTATGAAGCAATGTTTGGATGTACTGCCAGAATAAGTTTGGCGACATCTAATCTTCCAAATGCTGAAATGCCTGAAATAaccgaaataaaaacaaaagaagatttatga
- the LOC113552415 gene encoding uncharacterized protein LOC113552415 yields MEIKNKGRPTPDLNIKQITKSFELALRGHDEKSNSENPGVFRGLINFSSELDSVLKCHIENSSVFKGLSKSIQNDLLECCLAVCQQRIKNEMKQTEYISVMADETTDVSAQFQLSIIFRYLLSDGTPVERFWGFFNPTGHDAKSLSECIIFNLEKVLESPDIPQRVTVLDKIFKHRVPRSSNTRWNFKSRIVNTVYENLESLIECMKEIESTFNQTIAINQAGALHRMLIDDRFIFWLRVFHSLMPHVDILYNQLQKPTMDPVELSKAIFRFEENILKERQNIDNIFETSQNHPTKKRKHDDTIETRKIAAKEVCDIFIVNVKERFDYKNHLNASHLFLSTKFLMYENNFPGDHFNKTIEAYPFLDVTKLKTELQLFYKRTDFPEAERSFSTLKRIKTFLRNSMTEDRLTALAMLSIEKRMINNIPNFNEEVINRFAEKKERRIDLTYKYVPEI; encoded by the exons atggaaataaaaaataaaggtagGCCTACtccagatttaaatattaaacaaattactaaat CATTTGAGCTTGCACTCCGAGGTCACgatgaaaaatcaaattcagaGAATCCCGGCGTATTTCGAGGTCTTATAAACTTTAGTTCAGAGTTAGATTCGGTACTAAAATGTCATATTGAGAACTCTTCGGTATTTAAAGGTTTATCCAAATCAATCCAAAATGATTTACTAGAATGTTGTTTAGCTGTATGTCaacaaagaattaaaaatgaaatgaaacaAACAGAATATATTTCTGTAATGGCTGACGAAACAACTGACGTATCTGCTCAGTTTcaattgtcaataatatttagatatttactaTCGGATGGAACACCAGTAGAAAGATTTTGGGGATTTTTCAATCCTACTGGACACGATGCGAAATCGTTGtctgaatgtataatatttaatttggaaaaaGTCCTAGAGTCACCAGATAT TCCGCAGCGGGTTAcggttttagataaaatttttaaacacagaGTTCCTCGATCATCTAATACTAGATGGAATTTTAAAAGTCGAATAGTAAATACTGTGTATGAGAATCTTGAGTCGTTAATTGAATGTATGAAAGAAATTGAATCAACATTCAATCAAACCATAGCAATTAATCAAGCTGGAGCTTTGCATCGGATGTTAATTGacgatagatttatattttggttaaGAGTGTTTCATTCTTTAATGCCtcatgttgatattttatataatcaactACAAAAACCAACTATGGATCCTGTAGAACTTTCAAAGGCAATTTTTCGGTtcgaagaaaatatattaaaagaaagaCAGAATATTGATAACATCTTTGAAACTTCTCAAAATCATCCAACGAAAAAACGAAAACATGATGATACTATTGAAACAAGAAAAATCGCTGCAAAAGAAGTAtgtgacatttttattgtcaacGTTAAAGAAcggtttgattataaaaaccacTTAAATGCTTCGCACCTATTTTTATCTACCAAATTTCTTATGTACGAAAATAACTTCCCAGGTgaccattttaataaaacaattgaagCATATCCTTTTTTGGATGTTACTAAACTTAAAACTGAACTACAACTGTTCTACAAAAGAACCGATTTCC CTGAAGCCGAAAGGTCGTTTTCTACATTGAAacgtattaaaacatttttgagaaattCAATGACAGAAGATCGACTTACAGCACTAGCTATGTTATCGATCGAAAAACGGATGATCAACAACATTCCAAACTTCAACGAAGAAGTAATAAACAGATTTGCAGAAAAAAAAGAGAGGAGAATcgatttaacatataaatatgtacctgaaatataa